One Triticum dicoccoides isolate Atlit2015 ecotype Zavitan chromosome 3B, WEW_v2.0, whole genome shotgun sequence genomic window, acgaactaaagacgacaaccgagaaccacacagatgaccaagtcgatgatgccactgcttgaAGGAACCAGTAACGGAGGCGACTGAAGCGGAGGAACTGGTGatagtggtggcagcggaaggaacatgaagccaatccaactcccaaagaccctgagaatcacggcggcgagggccagccccaaccaAATTGTGCGTGCGACGGTCCTGGACAGAACAAGAGTCAACGTCAAGGATGACatgacaaccagaatcagtaagttgaccagcagaaaacagattcatggtaagtcgaggaacatgagcaacatcaggaacaAAATAAGAAGGACTGGTAAGATTGCCTCTACTAACGACAGAAAGTGGAGTACCATCAGCAGTGAGGACATGAACAGGAGAATCCAACGATCGAAGAGAGGACAAAGTGgaagaatgagaagacatatgaaaagaagctccagaatccagaacccatggggatgtacctgactgtgtagagggtggttgctcagtgcgggaagcatcagtcacagaaccaacagtacccgtcgaggaagaacctgaagccgcgagcagatgcttaagtctcagaatatcctgttcagtcaaagcaatggctgaagctgtcgaggtaggtgacgaagtccctgaagatgatgatcgcgccttgcgcaggtgtttcctcttcgtgtagcaCTGGGACTCAATATGACCATCATTGTTGCAGTAGTCGCAATGTGGACGGGGGCGACCTGAGCCTCCAGAAGGAGTGGGCAAGAGCGGCGGAGCACTCGAGCGAGAAGGGGTCGGTGCAGCAGGTGACGTGGAAGGAGCCCGAGTAGCGAGCACAGAGGGAACCTCCAGCAAACCAGCAACACGTAAgcgagtctcctcagcacgaatctcagaaagcgcctccatgagagaaatacggccacgagcaaacaactgagcacgcCGGGGCTCAAACTCCTTACGGAGCCGAGACAGGAACTCGTAGACGCGATGAAACTCCAAATTGGCCTGGACAGCCTGGCAACAGGGGCAAGTACGACAACCAGCACTGCGGAGAGAATCAAGCTGGCGCCagatagcagaactctgtgcatagaagtcatcaacagtagagtcaccctgctgaagagcatgctcctgacggaccacagaaaggtataaggcatcaccagagggctcATAGCGCTGACGAAGACGGGTCCACATCTTAAAGACAATAGGAAGACCCAGAAACTAAGAAGCAAACTGAGGCAGAACACTAGCAGTGAGAACAGCTGTagcacgagcatcatcatcaagccactgggtgtaaacagatagagcaccatgatacgtctgaagagcctcctcataagccaaaactctctcatcataagcacgatcagcagcctcatcagcaagcttagccgcatccttggcggcctgattAGCATCCGTAGGAAGAACCGGTGGAGTCGGCGGAGTAGGGGCCACCGAAGGAACCGGACGTGGCGGACAGcagacctcgccagaaagaacaccccagagacggatgccacgcatgtgaatgcgcatgaagccagtgaactcggtgtagttagtaccatcaaagatcACCGGACAGCGAGGGACATCAACATAGCCCGATGCAGCAGACATTTTTTTAGGAACAGAAGGCAGACGTTCAGGAGTCTCGATCTGCAGCAGCGGCGGGAGGCTCGATCAGTCCGTAGGAATCAGAAGTGGACGAGCCTCGGAAACAGAATCTCGATCTGGCCTCGAGCTGAAGACAGGGTGGGGCAGAGCAGGCCGATCCAATGAAGAGATAAAGGAGCCGCGGGCGACACCAGATCCAAGCGGAGGACGAGTTGGAGCAGCTTCGATCCGAGCTCGCGCAGGAACGGGCAGGCGGCTTCGATCCGAGGTCGAGCAGGAACGGGCGGGCGGCTTCGATAAGAGCTCGAGCAGCAGTCGGGCAAGAAGCGGGCGGGCGGGTAGCTTCGATCCCGGCAGCGTCGCGTCGAGCAGAGAGGAGACCGGTTTCGTGTCTGCAGCTTCGTTCGAGGAAAGAGTGGAGCGGCCGTGGGGACCAGCAGCGGGAGCGGACGTGGGGAACCGGCGACGGAGAGAGAAGCAGCCATGGCGCCACAGGAGGATCAATCACACGAGTTGCGGCGTGTAAAAAAattgacctagctctaataccatgttaggaataagcaacttgtattcccatgaggccataggccgatatatatacatgtacagatgTGGAACATAtacaggaaaccccttatacaacgggataaatacaaaggggtacatgacttatattataactctaacaacTTCATCTATTTGCTAAGATTGTTGATGTGAATGGGAACCTGACAGCTCTATAAAACAACAATTTTCAGATTCGTCATGGGAGACTCAGTGAAGCGGATGCACGTAAATACTTTCAGCAGCTTATTGATGGTGTTGATTTTTGCCACAGCAAAGGAGTCTACCATCGAGATCTAAAGGTGGTCATTGAAAGTGAAAAATGAGGTGTTCTGTAGTTCAGAATTTGTGGGCCTGTTGGACTTATTCTGCATGTTGTATGCAGCCTGAAAATCTTCTCCTTGATTCCCAAGGAAATCTTAAAATTTCAGACTTTGGACTCAGTGCATGGCCTGCACAGGTGTATACCTTTCTGAAGTTCTGTAGATGCATAATGCATTACTCATTTTAGTTCGATTCTTGACTTGCTTAGTTGGTCACATGCAGGGAGCTGCCCTTCTACGCACTACCTGTGGAACCCCAAACTATGTTGCCCCAGAGGTACTTCATCTGACTAACATGGTTTGAGTTCTTCTAGTTAGACATCACTAAACCTGTCCACTGCAAGAAAGTAGTGGATTTAAGATTTACCTTTACTACTACTACCTCTACCGAAATATAAGGCATTTTTGCAGCTcaatttgaactgcaaaaacgtcttatattttggtacggagggagtacattttaacACGTTAGTAAATTTTGTTGGTTTGGATATCAAATCCTACTAGGTACTTGGTGAAGTCCCTGGCCTTTATCATGGATTTGCTGTCTTTCTTTCAAGCTTTGAGTCTCAATGCATTGACAGGTAGAAGTATATATACTCCTGGGGGTATGTACTCCCACATTCAAATATACCTCTTAAACAAACATATACCTCTTTATCATTCTGAATACACCTCAATACAAGTTTTACGAAAAAATATCGTCGAAGCCCTTAGTTTATGCAGTATACCGTTTTTATGTATAAAAATGCAGTTTACgtgtaaaaaatataaaatatgtgGTCTCAAATGTAACTTTTCATGGAACTCACTCTGGGGTATCTAGTACTCAATTATCAATGAATTACACCCAAAATGACAGAGGTATAACAACTTCATCTGTGGTATATAAGGAGggggagcacacacacacacacacccatgcACGCTTGCGCGCGCGCACGCACTAAGCTCCACCAGTAGTTAGTCCTGGTCTCCTGGAGGCCGCCTGCCCCTTCTCTTGTTCATGAATCTGCCTCCGCTTGGATGGTGTCGAGCAGCGAAATGATGTTGGGCCTCACCATTGAAGACAGGGGCGTTTCTCTGCTTTAcccaaaaaggctttcgccccgctttatatataaagcaacaaccaaCCACAATCTGATACAAACACACGCCACCTCAACTCACGCACAACACCCCAGGGCTGGATACATAGGCGCTAGGCGCAACAACACCACACCCAGCCACTACAAGAGCTACCAGGGTCCTCCACCATGAACATGCCACCGCGAAGAGACGAAGCTGCAGACGATGAACCGTGAgctccaaggcggtgccttcagGAAGGTTACGGCACCAGAGTGCCGCCACCGCTCGAACTGAGGGTcagggtttcccctggagcaacacgacgGGCAATGAGGACTGcgatgacgccttcaagaaggggacgaACTCGCTGCCGCCGGCCTGCCCGAAGACAATGGGTTTTCACCCCGGCCCACGCTCACTACCCCCGGCATAGGTACGGAAGCCGCAGCACCACCACCGATCGTCATCCCCGgccaccacgccgcccacacgaccatggcCACCGGGCGACACCTGAGCCACGGCCTCCGCCCACGAGCACCAGGCTTCCACCACTAGAGCCGCTGCCCTGGCATCCAAGACCACCCCACCTTCCACACGGACCATCGACGCTGCTGCCAGAAAAGCGGGCCCTTTGGGCGAGAATGGGACCCAGCCGGTCGGAACACGACAGGGGGAAGCCACCGGCGGCTGCCGGGCACGCCGCAGCCACCTCTCCATTCCTTGAACCGGGGCCAGGCCACCATCGTCACCCTGGCAATAGCAAGACCTGGAGGCACCCTTGCCAACCCCTCGGAGCGCCCCTGCCACCGTGGCCAGCCAAAGACGAAGAGCGTCGAGCCACCGTGCTCCACCCTCCGGGCCCGCCTCCAACNNNNNNNNNNNNNNNNNNNNNNNNNNNNNNNNNNNNNNNNNNNNNNNNNNNNNNNNNNNNNNNNNNNNNNNNNNNNNNNNNNNNNNNNNNNNNNNNNNNNNNNNNNNNNNNNNNNNNNNNNNNNNNNNNNNNNNNNNNNNNNNNNNNNNNNNNNNNNNNNNNNNNNNNNNNNNNNNNNNNNNNNNNNNNNNNNNNNNNNNNNNNNNNNNNNNNNNNNNNNNNNNNNNNNNNNNNNNNNNNNNNNNNNNNNNNNNNNNNNNNNNNNNNNNNNNNNNNNNNNNNNNNNNNNNNNNNNNNNNNNNNNNNNNNNNNNNNNNNNNNNNNNNNNNNNNNNNNNNNNNNNNNNNNNNNNNNNNNNNNNNNNNNNNNNNNNNNNNNNNNNNNNNNNNNNNNNNNNNNNNNNNNNNNNNNNNNNNNNNNNNNNNNNNNNNNNNNNNNNNNNNNNNNNNNNNNNNNNNNNNNNNNNNNNNNNNNNNNNNNNNNNNNNNNNNNNNNNNNNNNNNNNNNNNNNNNNNNNNNNNNNNNNNNNNNNNNNNNNNNNNNNNNNNNNNNNNNNNNNNNNNNNNNNNNNNNNNNNNNNNNNNNNNNNNNNNNNNNNNNNNNNNNNNNNNNNNNNNNNNNNNNNNNNNNNNNNGCCGCCGGCGGGCTTCGCTCGGGCACGCCCTCTGGCGGCGgcgggagaggggaggggaggtggagaggcggccggcggctagggttcctcccctgccgcccgcgggggcgctagaggagggggagaggaggggggtggggggtgggtgaGAACTTTGCCAGCTAGCTCATTTCTCTGCTCTCAAACCCACCATGCTGTCAACATTGTCAATGAGGATAAGCCCTTCCTTAGCAACGGTGAAATGGGGTCATGGCCGACTACCCCACCAGTCAATGAAATTGTCTCCAAAACAACCAACATGAGATGATTGTTATATTTTAATTTAGTGTTCCATTGTCCAATTTTGAAGTTTGAACTTGTACCATTGCACAGTTATCTAGTTATACTTAAGTTGACTCACAAATGGAACCAGTACCTATCGTGGCGGCATGCATGTGGCATCCTTCGTGACAAGAAGGTCACACAAAAGCTAAAAGGTAAGTTCTATAGGACGACGATCAGACCTGTGATGCTATTTGGAGCTGAGTGTTGGCCTACTAAGAGACCACACATCCAACAAATGAGTGTCACTGAGATGCGCATGCTAAGGTGGATGTGCGGCCGTACAATAAAGGGCCGAATTAGGAATGAGGGAATAAGTAATAAGGTAGGGGTGGCACCGGTTGAAGAGAAGCTTGTTGAACACCGACTAAGGTAGTTTGGACATATCCAACGGAGGCTTGCAGAAGCACCAGTCAGTAGCTGTATTTCTAAAGAGTAGCGANNNNNNNNNNNNNNNNNNNNNNNNNNNNNNNNNNNNNNNNNNNNNNNNNNNNNNNNNNNNNNNNNNNNNNNNNNNNNNNNNNNNNNNNNNNNNNNNNNNNNNNNNNNNNNNNNNNNNNNNNNNNNNNNNNNNNNNNNNNNNNNNNNNNNNNNNNNNNNNNNNNNNNNNNNNNNNNNNNNNNNNNNNNNNNNNNNNNNNNNNNNNNNNAGAGTGGCCGGAAGATCAGTAGGAAGTTTCGCCGAGGAGGAGCTTACCTTTGCACATGTTTCActcggaagggggggggggcgtgaTGGCCCCACCACGGAGcttaccccaacttgcttgggacaaAAGGCTTTATTGTAGCTATTGTTGTTATAGCTATCTGTTATTTGCTTTGTATAAATTCATTGTTCTTATTCTTTGTCAGGTATAGCTACTGATGCATTTACCTGCCAAATATTGTGTTAACTGTGATGCAGAATTTTAATTTATCTTATGAAACAGGTTCTTAGTCATAAAGGATATGATGGAGCACTTGCTGATACATGGTCATGTGGAGTTATTCTATATGTCCTGTTGGCAGGTTATCTTCCCTTCGATGAAGTAGATTTGACTACCCTTTATGGGAAGGTTTGTTTCTTATAAGCTCATGACCACTTTACTAGAAGTCAACCTCCCTCCTCGCGGTATCTGAATATAGGTCGTTCTGAGATCCGTGTGGTCAACCATTTGAAACCTTGTTGTTATCATATGCGAAGTTACACTAGTATTTGACATATAAGAGTAATGTCATTTGGTTTGTCTTGCAAGTTATGTGATCCAGCCACCACAAAATAACCAAACATACTAGGTGTGTAGATATTGATTAGTCGATGTAAGTACTATATGTGTTAGTAGTCAAGCATCATAGAATGTGGTAATATAATGACCTAGCGACCATAGCGATTCTTATACTTTGTTAATTTGTTAGCTGCAAGGGAAATATAACATTTGTAGTCTAGTAGAGATTCTATAAATTTGTATTCAGAGCTTTTTCTATCACCTGTGGGGGCCTGTGGCAgagttgtactccctccgatcctttttacCCTGCGCATAACTCAAATCACGCATACCAAGGAGCACTACGTATCATTGATTTTGGACGAACTTACCCCTCTGTTGGATGGCTCGTAACAACCGGGACAGCTGGGATGCGGTAATTACGCGAGCCAGTTATTGGCCACTCCTCGATTCCTCCCCCACCTCCCGAGTAGTATTTCTCTGCATGGCTGTTATTGGTGCATGCGCTGCATGCGTGCCAGAAGTTAATGCATGCGAGTAGGCTAGTGTTGCACGCCGAGCGGAGGAATAGGGATAGACCGGGAAGAAATCGCTCAGCATCCAGATCGCGCAGACTATTGCGAGAAAAATGAGAAAAATTTATGCGCAGACTAAAAGGGATCGGAGGGAGTATGTAgatatttattactccctccgtcccaaaataagtgtcgttgaTTTGGTACAACTTTGTATCcaatcagcgacacttattttgggacggagggagtacacgatTTGTGCACTAATTGGTCAATGGCATATGTGTTCTTGGTGGCGAGAACAGTTATTTTCTTAGACACGGCGTTTTTATGGAAAGTGTATTTTCTGCATATTAGTCTGTTTTTCCTAATGCAGATTGAGACCGCAGAATATTCATTCCCAGCTGTGTTTCCAAGTGGTGCTAAGTCACTGATACGTAGAATTCTGGATCCTAGCCCAGATACAGTAAGTGAAGTTCTACAATTATTTAGTCTAACATTGTATATGATTTCTTAAATGGTTTATATTTTGCTTTAAAGTTTTGTTAGCAATTGACAGCATCTCATATTTTTTAGATAATGGAAGCTTTACCCCCATTCTCTGCATGTTCAGATGCATACAACCCAACTTATTACATCCTTTATTGCAAAGTCACCAAACAAAGGTCTTTCCAACAAAAGGGAAAAAACCAAAAACCAACAAAGTACTATAACAAACATGCCAAAGAAGATCACTCTGAATACCAAGAAACCTGTCATCGACAACATCTCATATTTATCTCATCTCTTTTtttcaagaaaatgcaaaagctttgTATTTTGATGCATTGTTATCAAGAATTTGTACAAGCCCAAAGAAGGGCACACCCGGTTTACAACACGGCGCCCCTAGCCGCTAGACACCACCTCATCCGGTAACAAAGCCGCAAGACCCTTCGGGGCCCGCTATCGCCCATTGTCTGGGCTCTGATTTGATCGCGCTGAGGAGGTAAGGCAAGCTGAGTTGATCACTATCAAAGATGATCGCGTTGCGATGCTTCAAGATGCACCATGTCACCAACATGATGGCCGAAGAAGTGCTCTTACACGTGGAGGTCTGGACAGAATGACACGTTTGATGCTACCAGTCCACGAATCCGCCCAGCTCATCGGAATGGCACACCGTCGAGTGCAGTCAAGCGCCTCGTGCCACACCGTGCGTGTGAAGGAGCATCCGGTGAGGATATGAGCCATCATTTCCTCCAATTGATCACAGAGTACGCAACATAGCGCGTGTTGCAGGCCTCGACGTGCCTGGTGCTTGGCTGTCCAGCACGTGAGGCACGTGAAGAATTTGACCCTTGGGGAGCCCAAGACTTATAGTTCAGCTTCCAGGAGCTCGAACCAACCGTTCCCTGAAACAGGATGTCGTCACAGCTCTTGGACGCATACTAGGAGCCCTGGGTCTAGTGTTATACAGGGCAAACCATAGGGGTGGCCCAATCTTCATGATCTGGAGGCGGATTcaaggatgaagatgaagaacaaTAGGGAAACAAGGGGAAATCACAAGAAGAACACACAAATAGGCAAAGTCAATACAAGAGGTGCCTCTTTGAGCCACCAAGTACTCATCTCATAAGCTAAAGTCAATACTAGCTGTGAACCATCGGCAAGCCAAAAAACTGGCGCAGGATTCAGTCGCCAGCGCCTCTCCAATATTTTGGTCACGAATACAACGTAGAGAGCTGAAGGGCCTTGGGCGAGCCAAAATTTTGGAGCTTATCCAAACAGAAACGATCGTTCTGGTCAATGCCAATTTTTTGGTCGGGCAGCCCCTGGCTCTGATCCAGCCGGGTCCTTAGTTCAATGTACTACCGTTTACTGACATAACCCGTCGTTCATTTTGTAAGTTAGGATTTTACTTGGTGAATGACATAATCCTGGCTGTGTGACACTGGTCATGGTCAGTTGATCGGTTTAAGGCATCTGTTTGAAAACAAACTGGCTGGGTTCACATGTCACCTTGTCTTTGTTAATTCATACCTCCCGTTAGTTTCCTTCTGCAAAAGAAATTATTTATTGTATGTTGAAGTAGCTGCTATGAGATGTACAAAGAACAAATATAATTCAGTGAATATTAGTTATGATATCCCTAACATGCAAGGACGTTCCATATGTGTGTAGTTACTATCTTTGTTAGTGTATTCTTGACTTACTATGTTTCTGAATTGGAACAGCGAATCAGGATAGAAGAGATCAGAAAGGATGAATGGTTTAAGAAAGATTATGAACCTGTCAGGGAagtagaaaatgaagaagtcaatcTCGATGATGTTAATGCAGCTTTTGATGATCCTGAGGTATATAATTCTATTCACCATATTCCTAGAATTCATTTGGAAGGAAGGCATTGCATGTATATTTGTATAATACAGTGCTCAGCACTTGGTTTCAGCTATATCCCTCGCAAAATTAGAACACTGACGTGACATTAAGGCTTAAGGAATAAGGACAATTTATGGCCTCCACCCTCCAATCCTTACTCGTAGAAATACGTTTTGGTGTTATGGATATGTAAACTACATTTTGCTTTCCTCACCAGTGATTTGTACGAGTTCTTTTCTCTCAGTACTTAGTACCCATGTACTAAAAAAAACTTACCCATTGTACTTCCACATATTCACTGTATTCGATACTTTAGTTTCTTTGGTATTTGTTCTTTCGCAATTATCGAGCTATAAGGCAAAAACAGACCACAGATTTCCCTCTCTTTGACCTAACAGGCACATATTGACCTTCAGCTTGGGATTGCTTATCGAAAGACTTATTTTAAGCCAAATGGAGCAAGCCGACTTACACACATGTTGCCTTGCTCATTCTTAGATCGGTAAATATAAGCTAGCCTGAAAACCCTTAAAATCTACATGATGCACATACATATTGCCATGCCCATGCTTTTGATAAGCATTAGGTAACCTATTAATTTGTGGATATGTTTTTGTCATGGAAATTGTCAGGGTTTACACCTGTATTTATTTGTCTTGGATTAGTAAGTGTTAGAGATGTATACATTTTCTGTATATTAGTTGTGTAGTATccccgttgtataaggggtttcaTGCATATTTACCACACATGTACGTGTAAGTATACTGGCATATGGCCTCACGGAAGTGCCAGTTGCCTTCATAACATGGTATCAAGGGCTGACATTTATATTTCCATAAAAGAAAATGTTTCCTTGATCTCTTCTCAATCGATCAAATATCCTGTTAGCCATAACACTTGCGCTGTGTTCGGATGTCTGTATTGGAGACCTCTGTATTGAATTGGTTTCATTTCCAATTCAGAGTGGAAACTGTAATGGACATGAATACAAATTCACGTGTTCGGTTGCTCGTGGAATTGGGCCATGGAATCTCAATACCAAATCATGTTCGAATGACATACTATGGAATTGCACATGCTTTGTGTTTTATGCATCAAATCAAAATCTGTACAATTTGTGAGTATAATTGAATGATTATATAGcaataaaaatgaaaaaatatatattCTAGATAGAAAGGCACGACGACACCAAATAATATTCACACATGAATAGGAACAGTGATAAATttctaacaacaacaacaatagttATGCGAACAGAGTGCAAATTCTTAACCAGACCACATACAACAACACGTAGTTCAGATATGTAGTTTCCAAAttctcaacaacaacaacacataGTTCTAAATTTAACATCACCGCACTAGTTCAAATAGGTTCCAGTAGTTAAACAAGACAAGCTGAAAAGCAACATTTGGATAAATTTAAGGCAACACTAACAGCCAGGCCTTCCTCATTTCCATGGGCAACTCCATTAGAGCTTCAAACAAACGCTCATTAAGAATCAGCTTCCCATATGATCGCAACATGTCTGGCTCTGCCAAGTCTGGTATCAACTGAAGTGCAGCAAGAATTGCAGCAGGAGTGGTAGCTTTTGGCAGTGGAAGTGGATCAGTTGTCTTCAAAGCATCCTTGAAAGTAGCCCTCATTTCTCCAATCATGCACATAATGGACTCACCTGTTCGTTGCCTCTTTGGTGCCACTTCTGGAGAGATTTCTATTGGTTCTGCTTCTGGATCTGCAGCAGTCTCAGCACCAGTCATCGCACCTTCACCATTGGCATGATCTTTTGAATATATGATAGATGTGGACTCCCAATGCTTCACTACTTTGGTCTTGTAGGAAGCTAATCCTTTCTCTTTCTTATTAGCCTGCAAAATACACACAAGCGAAGAGTAAAGTTGCTGTCCTGTTATGTGACATACTA contains:
- the LOC119275981 gene encoding uncharacterized protein LOC119275981; translation: MAEGVVRRNYTTWDDEMDGALLEVLVDHHNNGDHSQNGWKPHVYCAAIRNMKEKCNKDITKDNILGRLRTFDRYYEVITKILSQSGFGWDWVNHKLSMDSDDVWIKYVEANKKEKGLASYKTKVVKHWESTSIIYSKDHANGEGAMTGAETAADPEAEPIEISPEVAPKRQRTGESIMCMIGEMRATFKDALKTTDPLPLPKATTPAAILAALQLIPDLAEPDMLRSYGKLILNERLFEALMELPMEMRKAWLLVLP